agctgccaccgccacctccatgacctccaccaccaccgccaccaccaccaatgccGCCACCTCCATGACCTCTAAAACTGAAACCGCTGGTTGAAGATCCACCATTATAACCACCTCCACGACCTCCAAAGAAACcatggccgccaccaccagcacctccatagctgccacctccaccacctccgtggccaccgccaacaccacctccatggccgccacctccaccaccaccatgaccgcctccgccaccaccaccgcctccatgACCTCCAAAACTGAAACCGCTGGTAGAAGAACCACCAGAataaccgccgccgccgccaccaccacccataccgccgccgccaccacccccatcTCCTCCATGGCCGCCACCACCTCCATGGCCGCCACCGCTTCCTCcatagccgccaccaccgcctccATGTCCACCTGGCCGGGCCAAGCCAGATACGGCCAGCATAGCTAAGGCCAAGGACACTAACACCAATTTCTGTAATTGTATCAACATTCATTAATATTGTGATGTTACTTCAGGAGCAACTGAATATAAAATTGGAAGCAAACATAATGTAGTTTTTAATTTGTGATAAAATGGATCGCAGAAAATTAATTGTTCATGTTTAAGGGAAGTTTTCCAGGATTTTGAATGTAATTAAGTCAATGTGACGAGATTATTATACTACATATTCTGTATGTCATCTTTGTGAGCAATGTAAATATATGGGATATATTTACAATTCAATTTACAAATAAATTTTCAAATAATGTTCACCTTAGCtggtaaaaattgttcttcaaacACTTAGTACTTAAATTATTACTCTCCTTATAAATATATAACTCTCCAGATATATGTTGAGCCTCAGATCACAGGGGATTTCTATTGTGTTACATCATatcaattatattatataatgaaTACTCTGAGGCTGCTTTTGAACAGTGAACATATTGTTGTATTTCGAAGATGTAGAAGGTCGTTACATGTAAGACTCATCTTGACATGAACAAACAACTAAGATTGTTAAAATTACTGGAACAATGTAGTTTACTCTGATATGCTTT
The DNA window shown above is from Procambarus clarkii isolate CNS0578487 chromosome 6, FALCON_Pclarkii_2.0, whole genome shotgun sequence and carries:
- the LOC123754156 gene encoding uncharacterized protein gives rise to the protein MLALVYNTSGTYLIIQFVTELGPVNTNMKLVLVSLALAMLAVSGLARPGGHGGGGGGYGGSGGGHGGGGGHGGDGGGGGGGMGGGGGGGGYSGGGHGGGGGGGHGGGVGGGHGGGGGGSYGGAGGGGHGFFGGRGGGYNGGSSTSGFSFRGHGGGGIGGGGGGGGGHGGGGAGGGGGHGGSGGGGGGHGGGGGGGYGGGGYGK